One Agelaius phoeniceus isolate bAgePho1 chromosome 6, bAgePho1.hap1, whole genome shotgun sequence DNA window includes the following coding sequences:
- the HPS5 gene encoding BLOC-2 complex member HPS5 isoform X4 has protein sequence MSWQSWSVWIPCFLHSGWIPVVLREKFWKIGNKERDGEFGACFFPVGKNSGNQQPLIYCARPGSRMWEVNFDGEVQSTHQFKQLLSSPPLPVVTLRQDPDYTGSSCSPQSLSFSKLLYLTEHCVVTWTERGIYIFLPQSLQVLLWSEVKDIQDIAVHKSELFCLHTNGKVVHLSLLLVDRCIERLMRRGFWTLAARVSCLFQNSIVSCRARKNLPLDKLEHLKSQLDASTQQDLIAQLEELIAKLEPLDSACSSRRSSISSHESFSVLDSGIYRVISRRGSQSDEDSCSLHSQTFSEDERLKEFPAHHEDEQLELENVSHASVVVEADRNETFLPFSIPLSFRSPSPLVSLQAVKESVSSFVRKTTEKIGTLHISPESRGKHEAKDDEQLPELTLNPVASPQEEKESEPQNCQLLEEDHLRDLKAATAEAIAKLQDPLVLLEPQSMRRVLQEWLVHLEEKFSQEHSALSLKKNKTVCAENQRAVVEENLQVAPADRDPVDKEQSGILEDCIAKENTESCASKSMCENGTDVTGPLGCGFQVSPPCTIEPDVLKDLMELTTLCFELRVFSAGSAEAEESSEGSLPPAASGTLACRFMQSYFFLLDLKRVKQCIITTCATSPNVWETYIAGLKEITCQSPVALAMESEDMLKILKLLHDLGPWDDSPLLLAHAQRLYEKFGETALRTLIKFHPSILPSDIKQLCRNDPAHFLAYLDSLVKSKPEDKRPFLLRSLLQPESVRLDWLCLAVSHDAPQRANTVDEEGNPRPRSHLFTWGYSQLILLLIKLPADFVMKEKMADICKSHGFWPGYLFLCLELDRRIEAFANIVYLDDLSLLNGEDGSIPETIEEWKFVLHLAQNHSTASHQHSPQNGNAVSNGGPSCPDCITVENVALLLAKAIGPNRALPLLQECGLTLELSERFTGVCEILRIAEKRQRALIQSMLERCDRFLWSQQA, from the exons ATGTCTTGGCAGAGTTGGAGTGTTTGGATCCCTTGCTTTCTGCACTCAGGTTGGATTCCAGTCGTCTTAAG aGAGAAGTTCTGGAAGATTGGTAATAAAGAGAGAGATGGAGAATTTGGAGCATGTTTCTTCCCTGTTGGAAAAAACAGTGGGAATCAGCAGCCATTAATATACTGTGCTCGACCTGGCTCGAGGATGTGGGAGGTGAACTTTGATGGGGAAGTGCAAAGCACACATCAGTTCAAGCAGCTGCTCTCATCTCCACCTCTTCCTGTTGTTACTCTCAG gCAGGATCCTGATTATACTGGttccagctgctctccacaATCTTTAtctttctccaagctgctgtaTTTGAC TGAGCACTGTGTGGTGACctggacagaaagaggcatttatatttttcttccccaaagCCTTCAAGTCTTACTCTGGAGTGAAGTTAAAG ATATTCAGGATATTGCAGTTCACAAGAGTGAGTTGTTCTGTCTGCATACAAATGGGAAGGTTGTGcacctctccctcctgctggTCGATCGCTGCATAGAGCGTCTGATGAGAAGAGGTTTCTGGACTCTCGCTGCCAGGGTCTCTTGTCTCTTCCAAAATTCAATTGTTTCTTGCAGA GCAAGAAAAAATTTGCCTCTAGACAAGCTGGAGCACTTGAAGTCTCAGCTGGATGCTTCAACCCAGCAAGATCTCATTGCACAACTGGAAGAACTGATTGCAAAGTTGGAACCTCTGGATTCTGCATGCAGCAGTAGAAGGAGCAGTATTTCATCCCAT GAAAGCTTCAGTGTCTTAGACTCCGGAATCTACCGTGTTATCAGTCGAAGGGGCAGTCAGTCAGATGAAGACTCCTGTTCCCTCCACAGTCAAACATTCTCAGAAGATGAGAGACTTAAAGAATTTCCTGCACACCATGAAGATGAACAACTAGAACTTG AGAACGTATCTCATGCATCTGTGGTGGTTGAGGCTGACCGGAATGAGACATTTCTCCCATTCAGTATTCCTTTGTCATTCCGTTCCCCATCTCCTCTCGTCTCTCTCCAAGCTGTCAAAGAAAG TGTTTCCAGCTTTGTACGCAAAACCACAGAAAAGATTGGCACACTTCATATAAGTCCTGAATCTAGAGGGAAGCATGAAGCAAAGGATGATGAGCAGCTGCCAGAACTAACTCTTAATCCAGTAGCATCTccccaggaagaaaaaga GTCAGAACCCCAGAACTGCCAGCTTCTTGAGGAGGACCATCTGAGAGATCTCAAGGCTGCAACAGCAGAAGCTAT AGCCAAGCTCCAGGATCCCCTGGTTTTGTTAGAACCTCAGTCTATGAGGAGGGTCTTACAGGAATGGCTTGTCCATCTAGAAGAAAAATTCAGCCAGGAGCATTCTGCTTTGTCTCTTAAGAAAAACAAGACTGTGTGTGCTGAAAATCAGAGGGCAGTTGTGGAGGAAAACCTGCAAGTGGCTCCAGCTGACAGAGACCCAGTAGACAAGGAGCAGAGTGGTATTTTGGAAGActgcattgcaaaggaaaacactgaaagCTGTGCAAGCAAATCCATGTGTGAAAATGGTACTGATGTGACTGGGCCTCTAGGCTGTGGCTTTCAGGTGTCTCCTCCATGTACCATTGAACCTGATGTTCTGAAAGATCTCATGGAGCTGACAACTCTGTGCTTTGAGCTGCGTGTCTTTTCTGCTGGGAGTGCTGAGGCTGAGGAGAGCTCTGAGGGAAGTCTGCCACCAGCAGCTTCAGGGACCTTGGCTTGTAGGTTTATGCAAAGCTACTTCTTCCTTTTGGATTTAAAGAGAGTAAAGCAGTGTATTATAACCACGTGTGCCACCAGCCCTAATGTATGGGAAACATACATTGCAGGATTGAAAG aaataacTTGTCAAAGTCCAGTTGCTTTAGCAATGGAAAGTGAAGATATGTTGAAAATACTGAAGCTGCTGCATGACCTGGGGCCATGGGATGACAGCCCACTGTTGCTGGCACATGCTCAAAG GCTTTatgaaaaatttggggaaacaGCTCTTCGTACCTTGATCAAGTTCCACCCCTCTATTTTACCTTCTGATATTAAACAGCTTTGCAGGAATGATCCAGCTCACTTTTTAGCATATTTAGATAGTCTGGTGAAATCCAAGCCAGAGGACAAAAG gCCATTTCTCCTTAGGTCTCTTCTGCAGCCGGAATCTGTACGGTTGGATTGGTTGTGCTTGGCAGTTTCTCATGATGCTCCACAAAGGGCAAACACTGTGGATGAGGAAGGAAATCCCAG GCCAAGATCACATTTGTTTACTTGGGGCTACAGCCAGCTCATTCTGCTCTTGATTAAACTCCCAGCTGATTTTGTTATGAAAGAGAAGATGGCTGACATCTGTAAATCACATGG ATTTTGGCCTGGatatctttttctctgtctggaGCTGGATAGAAGAATAGAAGCCTTTGCTAATATTGTTTATTTGGATGATTTGAGCCTGTTGAATGGAGAAGATG GTTCCATTCCAGAGACCATAGAAGAATGGAAGTTTGTTCTGCATCttgcacagaatcacagcacagcttcccaccagcacagcccacagAACGGGAACGCTGTCAGCAATGGAGGCCCGAGCTGCCCTGACTGCATCACTGTGGAAAACGTCgctctgctgctggccaaggccatCGGCCCAAATCGAGCCCTGCCTCTCTTGCAGGAGTGTGGCTTGACACTAGAATTGTCTGAGAGGTTTACTGGTGTCTGTGAGATACTGAGAATTGCTGAGAAGAGGCAGAG AGCGCTGATTCAGTCCATGTTGGAAAGGTGTGACCGGTTTTTGTGGTCTCAGCAAGCATAG
- the HPS5 gene encoding BLOC-2 complex member HPS5 isoform X1: protein MASVPVIPDSYNHVLAELECLDPLLSALRLDSSRLKCTCIDVSKRWLALGSSGGGLNLIQKDGWKQRLFLTHKEGAISQVACCLHDEDYVAVATSQGLVVVWELNQERRGKPERIYVSSEHKGRKVTALCWDTAALRVFVGDHVGKVSAIKINTSKQGKAAATFVMFPVQIITTVDSRVVQLDYLDGRLLISSLTRTYLCDTEREKFWKIGNKERDGEFGACFFPVGKNSGNQQPLIYCARPGSRMWEVNFDGEVQSTHQFKQLLSSPPLPVVTLRQDPDYTGSSCSPQSLSFSKLLYLTEHCVVTWTERGIYIFLPQSLQVLLWSEVKDIQDIAVHKSELFCLHTNGKVVHLSLLLVDRCIERLMRRGFWTLAARVSCLFQNSIVSCRARKNLPLDKLEHLKSQLDASTQQDLIAQLEELIAKLEPLDSACSSRRSSISSHESFSVLDSGIYRVISRRGSQSDEDSCSLHSQTFSEDERLKEFPAHHEDEQLELENVSHASVVVEADRNETFLPFSIPLSFRSPSPLVSLQAVKESVSSFVRKTTEKIGTLHISPESRGKHEAKDDEQLPELTLNPVASPQEEKESEPQNCQLLEEDHLRDLKAATAEAIAKLQDPLVLLEPQSMRRVLQEWLVHLEEKFSQEHSALSLKKNKTVCAENQRAVVEENLQVAPADRDPVDKEQSGILEDCIAKENTESCASKSMCENGTDVTGPLGCGFQVSPPCTIEPDVLKDLMELTTLCFELRVFSAGSAEAEESSEGSLPPAASGTLACRFMQSYFFLLDLKRVKQCIITTCATSPNVWETYIAGLKEITCQSPVALAMESEDMLKILKLLHDLGPWDDSPLLLAHAQRLYEKFGETALRTLIKFHPSILPSDIKQLCRNDPAHFLAYLDSLVKSKPEDKRPFLLRSLLQPESVRLDWLCLAVSHDAPQRANTVDEEGNPRPRSHLFTWGYSQLILLLIKLPADFVMKEKMADICKSHGFWPGYLFLCLELDRRIEAFANIVYLDDLSLLNGEDGSIPETIEEWKFVLHLAQNHSTASHQHSPQNGNAVSNGGPSCPDCITVENVALLLAKAIGPNRALPLLQECGLTLELSERFTGVCEILRIAEKRQRALIQSMLERCDRFLWSQQA from the exons ATGGCCTCTGTGCCAGTAATTCCAGACTCTTACAACCATGTCTTGGCAGAGTTGGAGTGTTTGGATCCCTTGCTTTCTGCACTCAGGTTGGATTCCAGTCGTCTTAAG tgcACATGTATAGATGTGTCAAAGAGGTGGCTGGCTCTAGGCAGCTCAGGAGGAGGCCTGAACCTTATCCAGAAGGATGGTTGGAAGCAAAGACTCTTTCTCACTCACAAG GAAGGTGCCATTTCCCAGGTGGCCTGTTGTTTGCATGATGAAGACTATGTTGCTGTTGCCACCAG CCAAGGCCTTGTAGTGGTCTGGGAGCTGAATCAGGAACGTCGTGGGAAGCCAGAACGGATTTATGTTTCCTCTGAGCATAAGGGCAGAAAagtcacagctctgtgctgggataCAGCTGCCCTTCGAGTTTTTGTAGGAGATCATGTGGGAAAAGTATCAGCCATCAAGATTAACACATCAAAACAAGGGAAG GCTGCAGCTACTTTTGTGATGTTTCCGGTCCAGATTATAACCACTGTAGATTCTCGGGTGGTTCAGCTTGATTATTTGGATGGAAGGCTGCTCATATCTTCACTTACCCGCACTTATTTATGTGATACTGAGAG aGAGAAGTTCTGGAAGATTGGTAATAAAGAGAGAGATGGAGAATTTGGAGCATGTTTCTTCCCTGTTGGAAAAAACAGTGGGAATCAGCAGCCATTAATATACTGTGCTCGACCTGGCTCGAGGATGTGGGAGGTGAACTTTGATGGGGAAGTGCAAAGCACACATCAGTTCAAGCAGCTGCTCTCATCTCCACCTCTTCCTGTTGTTACTCTCAG gCAGGATCCTGATTATACTGGttccagctgctctccacaATCTTTAtctttctccaagctgctgtaTTTGAC TGAGCACTGTGTGGTGACctggacagaaagaggcatttatatttttcttccccaaagCCTTCAAGTCTTACTCTGGAGTGAAGTTAAAG ATATTCAGGATATTGCAGTTCACAAGAGTGAGTTGTTCTGTCTGCATACAAATGGGAAGGTTGTGcacctctccctcctgctggTCGATCGCTGCATAGAGCGTCTGATGAGAAGAGGTTTCTGGACTCTCGCTGCCAGGGTCTCTTGTCTCTTCCAAAATTCAATTGTTTCTTGCAGA GCAAGAAAAAATTTGCCTCTAGACAAGCTGGAGCACTTGAAGTCTCAGCTGGATGCTTCAACCCAGCAAGATCTCATTGCACAACTGGAAGAACTGATTGCAAAGTTGGAACCTCTGGATTCTGCATGCAGCAGTAGAAGGAGCAGTATTTCATCCCAT GAAAGCTTCAGTGTCTTAGACTCCGGAATCTACCGTGTTATCAGTCGAAGGGGCAGTCAGTCAGATGAAGACTCCTGTTCCCTCCACAGTCAAACATTCTCAGAAGATGAGAGACTTAAAGAATTTCCTGCACACCATGAAGATGAACAACTAGAACTTG AGAACGTATCTCATGCATCTGTGGTGGTTGAGGCTGACCGGAATGAGACATTTCTCCCATTCAGTATTCCTTTGTCATTCCGTTCCCCATCTCCTCTCGTCTCTCTCCAAGCTGTCAAAGAAAG TGTTTCCAGCTTTGTACGCAAAACCACAGAAAAGATTGGCACACTTCATATAAGTCCTGAATCTAGAGGGAAGCATGAAGCAAAGGATGATGAGCAGCTGCCAGAACTAACTCTTAATCCAGTAGCATCTccccaggaagaaaaaga GTCAGAACCCCAGAACTGCCAGCTTCTTGAGGAGGACCATCTGAGAGATCTCAAGGCTGCAACAGCAGAAGCTAT AGCCAAGCTCCAGGATCCCCTGGTTTTGTTAGAACCTCAGTCTATGAGGAGGGTCTTACAGGAATGGCTTGTCCATCTAGAAGAAAAATTCAGCCAGGAGCATTCTGCTTTGTCTCTTAAGAAAAACAAGACTGTGTGTGCTGAAAATCAGAGGGCAGTTGTGGAGGAAAACCTGCAAGTGGCTCCAGCTGACAGAGACCCAGTAGACAAGGAGCAGAGTGGTATTTTGGAAGActgcattgcaaaggaaaacactgaaagCTGTGCAAGCAAATCCATGTGTGAAAATGGTACTGATGTGACTGGGCCTCTAGGCTGTGGCTTTCAGGTGTCTCCTCCATGTACCATTGAACCTGATGTTCTGAAAGATCTCATGGAGCTGACAACTCTGTGCTTTGAGCTGCGTGTCTTTTCTGCTGGGAGTGCTGAGGCTGAGGAGAGCTCTGAGGGAAGTCTGCCACCAGCAGCTTCAGGGACCTTGGCTTGTAGGTTTATGCAAAGCTACTTCTTCCTTTTGGATTTAAAGAGAGTAAAGCAGTGTATTATAACCACGTGTGCCACCAGCCCTAATGTATGGGAAACATACATTGCAGGATTGAAAG aaataacTTGTCAAAGTCCAGTTGCTTTAGCAATGGAAAGTGAAGATATGTTGAAAATACTGAAGCTGCTGCATGACCTGGGGCCATGGGATGACAGCCCACTGTTGCTGGCACATGCTCAAAG GCTTTatgaaaaatttggggaaacaGCTCTTCGTACCTTGATCAAGTTCCACCCCTCTATTTTACCTTCTGATATTAAACAGCTTTGCAGGAATGATCCAGCTCACTTTTTAGCATATTTAGATAGTCTGGTGAAATCCAAGCCAGAGGACAAAAG gCCATTTCTCCTTAGGTCTCTTCTGCAGCCGGAATCTGTACGGTTGGATTGGTTGTGCTTGGCAGTTTCTCATGATGCTCCACAAAGGGCAAACACTGTGGATGAGGAAGGAAATCCCAG GCCAAGATCACATTTGTTTACTTGGGGCTACAGCCAGCTCATTCTGCTCTTGATTAAACTCCCAGCTGATTTTGTTATGAAAGAGAAGATGGCTGACATCTGTAAATCACATGG ATTTTGGCCTGGatatctttttctctgtctggaGCTGGATAGAAGAATAGAAGCCTTTGCTAATATTGTTTATTTGGATGATTTGAGCCTGTTGAATGGAGAAGATG GTTCCATTCCAGAGACCATAGAAGAATGGAAGTTTGTTCTGCATCttgcacagaatcacagcacagcttcccaccagcacagcccacagAACGGGAACGCTGTCAGCAATGGAGGCCCGAGCTGCCCTGACTGCATCACTGTGGAAAACGTCgctctgctgctggccaaggccatCGGCCCAAATCGAGCCCTGCCTCTCTTGCAGGAGTGTGGCTTGACACTAGAATTGTCTGAGAGGTTTACTGGTGTCTGTGAGATACTGAGAATTGCTGAGAAGAGGCAGAG AGCGCTGATTCAGTCCATGTTGGAAAGGTGTGACCGGTTTTTGTGGTCTCAGCAAGCATAG
- the HPS5 gene encoding BLOC-2 complex member HPS5 isoform X7 has protein sequence MASVPVIPDSYNHVLAELECLDPLLSALRLDSSRLKCTCIDVSKRWLALGSSGGGLNLIQKDGWKQRLFLTHKEGAISQVACCLHDEDYVAVATSQGLVVVWELNQERRGKPERIYVSSEHKGRKVTALCWDTAALRVFVGDHVGKVSAIKINTSKQGKAAATFVMFPVQIITTVDSRVVQLDYLDGRLLISSLTRTYLCDTEREKFWKIGNKERDGEFGACFFPVGKNSGNQQPLIYCARPGSRMWEVNFDGEVQSTHQFKQLLSSPPLPVVTLRQDPDYTGSSCSPQSLSFSKLLYLTEHCVVTWTERGIYIFLPQSLQVLLWSEVKDIQDIAVHKSELFCLHTNGKVVHLSLLLVDRCIERLMRRGFWTLAARVSCLFQNSIVSCRARKNLPLDKLEHLKSQLDASTQQDLIAQLEELIAKLEPLDSACSSRRSSISSHESFSVLDSGIYRVISRRGSQSDEDSCSLHSQTFSEDERLKEFPAHHEDEQLELEITCQSPVALAMESEDMLKILKLLHDLGPWDDSPLLLAHAQRLYEKFGETALRTLIKFHPSILPSDIKQLCRNDPAHFLAYLDSLVKSKPEDKRPFLLRSLLQPESVRLDWLCLAVSHDAPQRANTVDEEGNPRPRSHLFTWGYSQLILLLIKLPADFVMKEKMADICKSHGFWPGYLFLCLELDRRIEAFANIVYLDDLSLLNGEDGSIPETIEEWKFVLHLAQNHSTASHQHSPQNGNAVSNGGPSCPDCITVENVALLLAKAIGPNRALPLLQECGLTLELSERFTGVCEILRIAEKRQRALIQSMLERCDRFLWSQQA, from the exons ATGGCCTCTGTGCCAGTAATTCCAGACTCTTACAACCATGTCTTGGCAGAGTTGGAGTGTTTGGATCCCTTGCTTTCTGCACTCAGGTTGGATTCCAGTCGTCTTAAG tgcACATGTATAGATGTGTCAAAGAGGTGGCTGGCTCTAGGCAGCTCAGGAGGAGGCCTGAACCTTATCCAGAAGGATGGTTGGAAGCAAAGACTCTTTCTCACTCACAAG GAAGGTGCCATTTCCCAGGTGGCCTGTTGTTTGCATGATGAAGACTATGTTGCTGTTGCCACCAG CCAAGGCCTTGTAGTGGTCTGGGAGCTGAATCAGGAACGTCGTGGGAAGCCAGAACGGATTTATGTTTCCTCTGAGCATAAGGGCAGAAAagtcacagctctgtgctgggataCAGCTGCCCTTCGAGTTTTTGTAGGAGATCATGTGGGAAAAGTATCAGCCATCAAGATTAACACATCAAAACAAGGGAAG GCTGCAGCTACTTTTGTGATGTTTCCGGTCCAGATTATAACCACTGTAGATTCTCGGGTGGTTCAGCTTGATTATTTGGATGGAAGGCTGCTCATATCTTCACTTACCCGCACTTATTTATGTGATACTGAGAG aGAGAAGTTCTGGAAGATTGGTAATAAAGAGAGAGATGGAGAATTTGGAGCATGTTTCTTCCCTGTTGGAAAAAACAGTGGGAATCAGCAGCCATTAATATACTGTGCTCGACCTGGCTCGAGGATGTGGGAGGTGAACTTTGATGGGGAAGTGCAAAGCACACATCAGTTCAAGCAGCTGCTCTCATCTCCACCTCTTCCTGTTGTTACTCTCAG gCAGGATCCTGATTATACTGGttccagctgctctccacaATCTTTAtctttctccaagctgctgtaTTTGAC TGAGCACTGTGTGGTGACctggacagaaagaggcatttatatttttcttccccaaagCCTTCAAGTCTTACTCTGGAGTGAAGTTAAAG ATATTCAGGATATTGCAGTTCACAAGAGTGAGTTGTTCTGTCTGCATACAAATGGGAAGGTTGTGcacctctccctcctgctggTCGATCGCTGCATAGAGCGTCTGATGAGAAGAGGTTTCTGGACTCTCGCTGCCAGGGTCTCTTGTCTCTTCCAAAATTCAATTGTTTCTTGCAGA GCAAGAAAAAATTTGCCTCTAGACAAGCTGGAGCACTTGAAGTCTCAGCTGGATGCTTCAACCCAGCAAGATCTCATTGCACAACTGGAAGAACTGATTGCAAAGTTGGAACCTCTGGATTCTGCATGCAGCAGTAGAAGGAGCAGTATTTCATCCCAT GAAAGCTTCAGTGTCTTAGACTCCGGAATCTACCGTGTTATCAGTCGAAGGGGCAGTCAGTCAGATGAAGACTCCTGTTCCCTCCACAGTCAAACATTCTCAGAAGATGAGAGACTTAAAGAATTTCCTGCACACCATGAAGATGAACAACTAGAACTTG aaataacTTGTCAAAGTCCAGTTGCTTTAGCAATGGAAAGTGAAGATATGTTGAAAATACTGAAGCTGCTGCATGACCTGGGGCCATGGGATGACAGCCCACTGTTGCTGGCACATGCTCAAAG GCTTTatgaaaaatttggggaaacaGCTCTTCGTACCTTGATCAAGTTCCACCCCTCTATTTTACCTTCTGATATTAAACAGCTTTGCAGGAATGATCCAGCTCACTTTTTAGCATATTTAGATAGTCTGGTGAAATCCAAGCCAGAGGACAAAAG gCCATTTCTCCTTAGGTCTCTTCTGCAGCCGGAATCTGTACGGTTGGATTGGTTGTGCTTGGCAGTTTCTCATGATGCTCCACAAAGGGCAAACACTGTGGATGAGGAAGGAAATCCCAG GCCAAGATCACATTTGTTTACTTGGGGCTACAGCCAGCTCATTCTGCTCTTGATTAAACTCCCAGCTGATTTTGTTATGAAAGAGAAGATGGCTGACATCTGTAAATCACATGG ATTTTGGCCTGGatatctttttctctgtctggaGCTGGATAGAAGAATAGAAGCCTTTGCTAATATTGTTTATTTGGATGATTTGAGCCTGTTGAATGGAGAAGATG GTTCCATTCCAGAGACCATAGAAGAATGGAAGTTTGTTCTGCATCttgcacagaatcacagcacagcttcccaccagcacagcccacagAACGGGAACGCTGTCAGCAATGGAGGCCCGAGCTGCCCTGACTGCATCACTGTGGAAAACGTCgctctgctgctggccaaggccatCGGCCCAAATCGAGCCCTGCCTCTCTTGCAGGAGTGTGGCTTGACACTAGAATTGTCTGAGAGGTTTACTGGTGTCTGTGAGATACTGAGAATTGCTGAGAAGAGGCAGAG AGCGCTGATTCAGTCCATGTTGGAAAGGTGTGACCGGTTTTTGTGGTCTCAGCAAGCATAG